CTACGACATGCGACGGGTGCTGGCGGCCGTGCTCGACGAGGGGGAGCTGCTGGAGGTGCACTCCGCGTTCGCGCCCAACATCCTGTGCGGTTTCGGCAGGCTGGGAGGGCACAGCGTGGGCGTGGTCGCGAACCAGCCGCTGTGGCAGTCGGGGATAATCGACATCGACGCCTCCGAGAAGGCCGCGCGTTTCGTGCGGTTCTGCGACGCGTTCAACATCCCCCTGCTCACCTTCGCCGACGTTCCCGGCTACCTCCCCGGCAGGGAGCAGGAGCAGCGGGGCGTCATCAGACGCGGCGCCAAGCTGATCTACGCCTATTCGGAGGCCACCGTTCCCAAGATCACGGTGGTGACCAGGAAGGCCTACGGTGGTGGCTACGCCGTGATGGGGTCCAAGCACCTCGGCGCCGACGTCAACCTGGCCTGGCCCACCGCCGAGATAGCGGTCATGGGCGCGGAGGGGGCGGTCGAGCTGCTGCACCGCGACGAGCTGTCCGAGGCCGCCGCCAACGGGGTCCGCGACACGGTGCGGGCGAAACTCGTGGCGGAGTACCGCGCCACCATGACGACCCCTTACGTGGCCGCCGAGCGCGGGTACGTGGATTCGGTGATCAGACCGTCCCGGACACGTGAACGGTTGGTCGAGGCGTTGCGGATGCTCGAGGCCAAACGGGAGGAGTCCCCGCCGAAGAAGCACAGCACGATGCCGCTGTGACCGCTGCCGTCGTTGTCCCGCTGCCGTCGTGGCCCCTGCCACCGTGCCCCGCTGCCGCCACCGGAGGGCCCGCTCGTCTCCGAACCGCCGCTCGGAGGCGAGGCGGGACCCCGGTGGCCTCGCGGCACGGTCCTCGACGAGCGTCCGGTGCTTTCTCGGGAAGTCGACGTCGGGTCCGCGAGTCCGCCCGGGGTTGAGAGCCCGCCGGGGTCGATCCCGCCTCTTCCCGAACGGGTCGGCCGGAAAGATTCGTTCAGTCGGCCAGCCAGTCCTCGGTGTCACCGGAGAGCATGTTCGAGGCCCGCAGCACTATCTCCATGTCGAAGCGTGATTCCGGGTCGTGCAGTGCCTCGCCGAACAGCTCGTCGAGCTGCCGCAACCGGTAGCGAACCGTCTGCGGGTGCACCCGTAGACGCTGGGCGATCTCGGGAGCGCCGCCGCGGGTCTGCAGCCAGCTCAGCAGGGTGGCGGCCAGTCGGGCGCGTTGTTTCGGGCGCAGTCCGTTCAGGGGGGACAGTCGTTGTCTGGCCAGTTCCTTGATCAGGTGTTCGTCCTGCAGCAGCAGGATGCTGGAGAGGTCCTCGTGGCAGCGGTTGACGTGCTGGTCCGGCCACACGCCCGAGCGGATCAGCCCCATCATCCTGCGGCACCAGCGCAGCGATTTGCCCGCCTGGTCGAGCGGGACCGGTGAACCGACGACCACCCGCCATCCGGCAAGCTCCGTCTCCCAGTCGATCTCGTCAGGTTCCCCGCGGTCGCTGGGCAACAGCACGTGCGGCTCGACGCACTCCAGATCGACCAGGGCGTTCCAGCGCGACAGCGGGTTGTTGGTTCTGGTGTGGGGCTCGTCGTACCGCTCCAGCGCCGCCACGGTCACCTGGCGCGGGAGGTGCCACTGCGCGGTGACCGCGGATTCCTCGATGACCCGTTGTGCGGGTTGCGGCTCCGAGACCAGCAGTTCCAGCAGTCGCCTGCGCCTGCGTGCCAGGGTTCCGGCCGCGCGTGCCTGCGCGGCGGCGTAGCCTTCCACCGCCAGGGCGGTCAGTTCGTCGATGTGCGCGAAGATCGCCTCACCGAGCAGCAGCGTGGTGCGCGGTGCCAGGCGTATCCGCTCGCCGATGCCCGCGACCCGTCGCCACGCCAGCCGGGCACCGATCCGGTAGGCGGCCTGCAGGCTGTCGAGGCTGCGCCCTTCCCGCATCTCGGCCTTGCCCAGTGCGCGATGTACCTCGGCGCAGCGCCGCGGCGGTGTACCGGGGTCGGCGATCCGGTCGACGAACCTGGTCAGCGCTTCCTCGATGCCGCGCCGTATCGCGTGCACGTAGTGCTGGTCCATCGGGCGGGCGTACTCGGGGATCCGCCGCTGGATCTCGGTGAGGATCTGGGTCGCCAGGCTCGGGATCTCGGGGCGCAACAGGGTCGCGAGATTGTCGGGGAGCGCTGCCCACAGTCTGGTGGACTCGGTATTGTTGGCCAGTCTCGGCATAACCCTCCCTCGTGGAACGGAGGCGAGGAGAACCGGTTCGTGAACACGGTTCTTGCTCCGTGTTTCGTGCTACTGATGAGTAATCACTCTAGTGACAGATTCCCAGGGTGCTTAATAGCCCGTTCGGGTGAGGACGTTGTTCCGATTATTGGCGATATGTGACATCCGGGCTGATTCGGGATCGGTTCGATTTTTTCCATGGTCGGAAAAAATGTGCATTTGCAGGCGCACGAAGAGGATCGTCACGAGCTGCCGTGGAGCAGATCGATACCGTCACCGCTGTTCACGAGCACTGCCGCCGGATGGTCCGGGGGCGAGGAGCCGTGTTCCGGTGAACCGGACCGGTGGGACGGGACTAGCCAAGGTGGTCGTACGCGCCGTTGACCCATTCGACATAGCGCGCCGCCGAACGCCGCACCGCGTTTTTCGCGTCGCCGTGCACCGTTCTGCCCGTCAGGGCGTGCAGCCTTTCGAATTCGTAGGGTTCGAGCCGCTCGACTATCCGCCGCACCAGCCGCGCCGACAGCGGGATCTGGTTGGGGTAGCTGCGCATGAACGTCACCCGGCCCGCGGCGGCCACGGGCATCACGGTGTCACCGACCAGCAGGCTGCCCGTACCCTCGCCGCCGTCGGCGATGTGGGCCACGGCGGAACCCGGAAAATGCCCTCCCACCTCGACCAGGGTCACCCCCGGCAGCACTCGTTCGGTGTCCCGCCACTGCCTGATCACCGGGTCGGTGCGTCGGACCCATTGCTCGTCCGCCGCGTGCACCAGCACCGGCGGACGTTCGAACAGGTGGCTCAGCCCCACCTGCGTGCCGTACATGTGGGGGTGGCTGGCCACGACGACCGCTATGCCGCCGAGCTCCTCGATCCTGTCGAGCAGCGCCCGGTCGAGGTGGTTCGGCGGGTCCCACAGCAGGTTGCCCTCTCGCGTGCGCACCAGGTACGTCCACTGCCCGATGGCGAAGGCGGGCTCCCCGCGGAAGCGGTGGATGTTCGGCTCCGGGCGCTCGTGCCGCAGCTGCTGGCCACCGGCGGCGAGCTCGGCCGCCGTGGTCCACCACTGTCCCGACTCGGGGACCCACTGCCGCTCGTCGGCGCAGATCACACAGGTCGACTCCGGTGGTCGCTCGGAATCGGGGTGCTCCACGCCGCAGGTGCCGCAGATCCAGACCGTCACGCCACAACCGTATTCGGCCGGTGACGCCCTCGCAGTCGAAACGCGCTGCTCCCGTGGCGGAACTCGCTCTCCCCAGACTCGCGAGTCGTGCGGTATCGGTCGCCCGAAACCGCTCGATCCGAGGGGGCCGCCGTGCCAGACTCCGGACATGAGCGATCAACCGGTGGATATCGCCGATAAGCTGTCCCGCGTTTCCGAGCACTGGACGCCCAAGGTCGTGGCACGGCTCAACGACTACGAGATCAAGGTGGTCAAGGTCCAGGGCGAGTTCGTCTGGCACTCCCACGAGGACACCGACGAGCTGTTCCTGGTCGTCGACGGTGAACTGACCATCCAGCTGCCCGACGGCGACGTTCGGCTGCGTCCCGGGCAGTTGTACGTCGTTCCTCGCGGGGTGCGGCACTGCCCCGTGGCCGAGGGGGAGGTGCACGCGGTTCTCATGGAGCCGCGAGGAGTGGTCAACACCGGTGACGCGGCGGACAGCTCGCTGACGGCGTCCTACGACGACTCGTTGGCCTGAGCGGCGGGACCCCCGGAACCACGCGGAAGGCGGTGGGGTGATCCGGTTCTTCAGTGCAACCTGCGGTGCTCGGCCAGCATGGCGACGAACCGCGAGATCCGGCGAGCGCGGGTGTCGGCGCGTTTGGCCTCGGCCACCCGGTGCAGGATCGCGTACCGGTTCTGGCTGTCGAGGTTGTCGAAGAACTCCCTGGCCGTCGGGTCGGCGTCCAGTTCACGCCGCAGGTCGTCGGGCACCGTGGCCGTGCGCTGCGGTTCGTAGGCCGCCTGCCACCTGCCGTCCTGCTTGGCCCTCTCGACCTCGCGGTGTCCGGGCTCGCGCATCCGTCCTTCCGCGATGAGGCGCTCCGCGTTGTCCCGGTTGATCCGCGACCACTTGCTGCGGGACCTGCGCGGGGTGAAGCGCTGCAACCAGGAGCTGTCGTCGTAGGAGCGCTTGACAGCGTCGATCCAGCCGAAGCACAGTGCCTCGTCCAGGGCTCGCGCGTAGGAGACGGAGGTCGTCGCCGCGTTCTTCTTCGCGATGCGCAGCCACACTCCCGTGGAGTCGTCGTGGTTCTCCGCCACCCAGTCCCGCCACTCCTCGCCGGAGGCGAATTCGAGCACCGGTTCGTTCTCGGCCGTCATGCCCCGATCCAACCAGAACCGGTTCCCGCTCTCAGTCGTGCTCCAGCACTCCCCGCCGCACCGCGTCCAGAAAGCTGCCCCAGCGCGAGCGGTCGAAGACCAGCACGCCGCCGTGCGGGTTCTTCGAGTCCCGCGCCGCCACGCCGCCGATGGGGTGGGCGACCTCGACGCAGTTGCCGCCCTGGTCCGAGCTATGGCTCGACCTACGCCAATACAATGAATCCACATCGAATAATTCAGTGCTCGTCGTCAGAGAACTCCTTCGCGGTGGCTCGGATCATGCTGACCGATTCGTCTGGTGGTAGGGCGAGGGCACAGAGGTGCTCGAAAGCCACGGTGTGACTTTCGATCGCGTGGGCTTCCTCGGTGTCTCCCGGAGGAACGTGTCGCCGCCGCGGATTCGTGCATGACGACGCGTTCACCGGTGCGTGGTCAGGAGAAGTTCGGGCCGGGGCGGAAGGAACCTTTCGGGGACTCGTCCCCTCGTTCCACGGTGCTCTTGACCGCGCGGTTTCCCGGCCCTTCGGGGGTAACGAGGGGCGGGGTACTCAGTCGTGCGGCTCGACGATCGGTGTGTTCTGCGCGGCGGCCAGCCACCACCGCCCGTCCCGTTCGATCAGGGTGTACAGCGCCATCTCGGAGAAGCCCGTCTCGTCGAGCGCCCGACGGCGGATGTGCGCGATCGCCACGCCGGGAGCCGGGGCAGTGACCCGCACGATCTCGAAGCGTGAGGGTGGCGCCGCCTCCGCCGCCATGAGCACGCGATGCGTGTCGAGCAGTTCCTCGACGTCGTCCAACGTCTCCCCGTAGGGACTGCCCCACAGCACGTCCGCCGCGAAGTCGTTGTCGTAGAGCTCGGCGTCGTAGGTGTCCAGACCCCGTTGCAGCTGGGCGGTGAAGCGCTCCACCGCCTGTTCGGCCGCTTCCCGTACTGTCGGATCGTCCAGTCGTGGGCGGATCTTCGTGGTCATTCGCTGCTCCTTCGAACGGAATCGAACCGAGGTTAGGACTTCGATCGAACTGGAAGTCAATCTTGGGGACGGCGGGACGGTCGGCAGCATCGGCGAATCGGGGGTCAGGTCGTTCACGCCGGTCAGGCTGTCGTCGTGTTCTCCTCTTTCGGATCGCCGCCACTTCAGCACGGCGGGTTTCCGCCACGACTCGTTTCCCGGGGCTCCGGAGGGGAGTGGAGCGCCCAGTGGGATGCTCCGAGAAGGGGGTACGAGTTTTCGGTTCACGCTGAGGAGGGGCATCACGATGGCCGACTACGACGCGGAGGTACTCGACGATCCGGTCGGCGAGTCGCTGCGCGGGCACCACGCGCAGCTGGCCCGTCGAGTCGGCCGGGCCGTCACCTACCAGCCGGAGGTCGCCACCTTCTGCGCCCTGCCCACCGCTCCGGGACCTGCGGCGTGGGCGGACCTGGCGCGTCTGCTCGGCCCCGAGGGACTGGCCGACATGTTCAGCTGCCCGGCGGATCCGCCCGCCGACTGGGAGCCGGTCTTCTCGCTGGAAGGTCTCCAGATGATCCGGCCCGGTGGGGGTCGAGCCGAGCACGCCGCTGCCGAAAGCGACCGGGCCGTGGTGGAGCTGGGGGCGGACGATGTCCCGGAGATGCTCGACCTCACCGCGCGGACCGCTCCGGGGCCGTTCCGTCCCCGGACCCACGAACTCGGTACCTACCTGGGGGTTCGGGAGAACGGCGCTCTGGTCGCGATGGCGGGTGAACGGCTCCGCCCACGGGGTTGGACCGAGATCAGCGCGGTCTGCACCGCTCCCGAGGCGCGCGGGCGGGGGCATGCTGCTCGGCTGGTGCGCGCGCTGGTCGCGCGTATCGAGTCTAGGGACGAGCGTCCGTTCCTGCACGCGGTCGCGTCCAACACCGGTGCTGTCGCGCTCTACGAGCGGCTCGGTTTCGTGGTCCGCAAGCCGGTGACCTTCCGCGGCTTCCGGACGCCGTGACGTGCCTGCCCGGACCGACACCGCTGTGGGCGCGAGACAACGACGAAGCCCGCTGATCCGACACGAGGTGTCGGATCAACGGGCTTCGTCGTTGGTCGGGACGGCGGGATTCGAACCCACGACCCCCTGACCCCCAGTCAGGTGCGCTACCAAGCTGCGCCACGTCCCGTTTCCTGCTGAACTGTGATCAGCTTACACCACCTCTCACGGCCCCGGAAAACGGGGGTGGTGCTCGTGCCCGCCCCGCCGATCACGAGCGCTTCCTCGGGGGAGGGCTATCGTCGAGGTGATGGGCAAGCACCGACCCAACGCCCCGCAGTGGGTCTGGTACACGTTCGGCGGCAAGCTA
The nucleotide sequence above comes from Actinopolyspora erythraea. Encoded proteins:
- a CDS encoding helix-turn-helix domain-containing protein, which gives rise to MPRLANNTESTRLWAALPDNLATLLRPEIPSLATQILTEIQRRIPEYARPMDQHYVHAIRRGIEEALTRFVDRIADPGTPPRRCAEVHRALGKAEMREGRSLDSLQAAYRIGARLAWRRVAGIGERIRLAPRTTLLLGEAIFAHIDELTALAVEGYAAAQARAAGTLARRRRRLLELLVSEPQPAQRVIEESAVTAQWHLPRQVTVAALERYDEPHTRTNNPLSRWNALVDLECVEPHVLLPSDRGEPDEIDWETELAGWRVVVGSPVPLDQAGKSLRWCRRMMGLIRSGVWPDQHVNRCHEDLSSILLLQDEHLIKELARQRLSPLNGLRPKQRARLAATLLSWLQTRGGAPEIAQRLRVHPQTVRYRLRQLDELFGEALHDPESRFDMEIVLRASNMLSGDTEDWLAD
- a CDS encoding MBL fold metallo-hydrolase, translating into MTVWICGTCGVEHPDSERPPESTCVICADERQWVPESGQWWTTAAELAAGGQQLRHERPEPNIHRFRGEPAFAIGQWTYLVRTREGNLLWDPPNHLDRALLDRIEELGGIAVVVASHPHMYGTQVGLSHLFERPPVLVHAADEQWVRRTDPVIRQWRDTERVLPGVTLVEVGGHFPGSAVAHIADGGEGTGSLLVGDTVMPVAAAGRVTFMRSYPNQIPLSARLVRRIVERLEPYEFERLHALTGRTVHGDAKNAVRRSAARYVEWVNGAYDHLG
- a CDS encoding cupin domain-containing protein, whose protein sequence is MSDQPVDIADKLSRVSEHWTPKVVARLNDYEIKVVKVQGEFVWHSHEDTDELFLVVDGELTIQLPDGDVRLRPGQLYVVPRGVRHCPVAEGEVHAVLMEPRGVVNTGDAADSSLTASYDDSLA
- a CDS encoding YdeI/OmpD-associated family protein → MTAENEPVLEFASGEEWRDWVAENHDDSTGVWLRIAKKNAATTSVSYARALDEALCFGWIDAVKRSYDDSSWLQRFTPRRSRSKWSRINRDNAERLIAEGRMREPGHREVERAKQDGRWQAAYEPQRTATVPDDLRRELDADPTAREFFDNLDSQNRYAILHRVAEAKRADTRARRISRFVAMLAEHRRLH
- a CDS encoding DUF397 domain-containing protein; the protein is MDSLYWRRSSHSSDQGGNCVEVAHPIGGVAARDSKNPHGGVLVFDRSRWGSFLDAVRRGVLEHD
- a CDS encoding Cif family virulence factor: MTTKIRPRLDDPTVREAAEQAVERFTAQLQRGLDTYDAELYDNDFAADVLWGSPYGETLDDVEELLDTHRVLMAAEAAPPSRFEIVRVTAPAPGVAIAHIRRRALDETGFSEMALYTLIERDGRWWLAAAQNTPIVEPHD
- a CDS encoding GNAT family N-acetyltransferase, producing the protein MADYDAEVLDDPVGESLRGHHAQLARRVGRAVTYQPEVATFCALPTAPGPAAWADLARLLGPEGLADMFSCPADPPADWEPVFSLEGLQMIRPGGGRAEHAAAESDRAVVELGADDVPEMLDLTARTAPGPFRPRTHELGTYLGVRENGALVAMAGERLRPRGWTEISAVCTAPEARGRGHAARLVRALVARIESRDERPFLHAVASNTGAVALYERLGFVVRKPVTFRGFRTP